The following proteins are encoded in a genomic region of Paenibacillus sp. FSL R7-0273:
- a CDS encoding glycosyl hydrolase family 65 protein, which produces MNWVTADKEFSRGKIVTNGNKYMTGNGYMGCRGTLEEFGKEQLAAVTLAGVYDQAGGKWREPVNAPNALFTRLSCNGKRLGVLDAEPLLHKQELDISCALHKRETVYGISGGELVFAAERFVSMDQLHVLASRLSLTATADCRIELETGIDGEVWDINGPHLYGLQEQNAAGMLLASAVTGELALQVAVAEKTVYGFEAQETAGEGARRFIAFDVKAGEVYEWFKYAAVYTELDCSDPDVLAVQNVRTAEAAGYGQLLTAHREAWAARWKRSDCLIEGDDAAQFALRYSIYQLLIIAPTASEKVSIPARGLSGQVYKGAVFWDTEMFMLPFFLHSDPGTARNLLMYRIHTLDGARRKAAEYGYLGAFYAWESQDSGDDACTLFNVNDVFTGRPMRTYFRDKQVHISADVVHGIWQYVAFTGDDSLLADGGAEVIWECARFFYSYAYYNPVKQRYEILDVTGPDEYHERVNNNAFTNALVHRTLEVAIECSELLQAMFPERYQQLAGQFAGGPFLKEFREMLDGLYVPQPDPDTLLIEQFDRYFKLEDVPLAELKARVLHPNEYFGGGNGLAATTAILKQADVVLMLNLFKSSFSKEVKQANWEYYEPRTEHGSSLSPCIYALVAADIGSPDWGYPYFMRTATVDLTGESKQYVGDLYIGGTHPAANGGAWMAAVLGFAGVEFDGETLRVQPALPGQWTAVELPLSLRGDSFRLRVSREEITVSSAAGNEGALKVCASGSEDQLCRPGTVLTLRTAGAAGSNVSANTAE; this is translated from the coding sequence ATGAACTGGGTGACAGCGGACAAGGAGTTCAGCCGCGGGAAGATTGTTACAAACGGCAATAAATATATGACCGGCAACGGTTATATGGGCTGCCGCGGGACGCTGGAGGAATTCGGCAAGGAGCAGCTTGCCGCCGTCACCCTGGCCGGAGTATATGATCAGGCCGGAGGGAAGTGGCGCGAGCCGGTCAACGCGCCGAACGCGTTGTTTACCAGGCTTAGCTGTAATGGCAAACGGCTGGGAGTGCTCGACGCAGAGCCGCTTTTGCACAAGCAGGAGCTGGACATCTCCTGTGCGCTGCATAAGCGCGAGACGGTGTATGGCATCAGCGGAGGCGAGCTGGTTTTTGCAGCTGAGCGCTTCGTCAGCATGGATCAGCTGCATGTGCTGGCATCCCGGCTTAGCCTGACTGCCACAGCGGATTGCCGGATCGAGCTGGAGACGGGCATTGACGGTGAGGTATGGGATATTAACGGCCCGCATCTGTACGGTCTGCAGGAGCAGAACGCCGCCGGTATGCTTCTGGCTTCGGCAGTTACAGGTGAGCTTGCCCTGCAGGTGGCGGTAGCAGAAAAGACGGTGTACGGGTTTGAGGCGCAGGAAACGGCGGGGGAGGGCGCTCGGCGGTTCATCGCTTTTGACGTAAAGGCCGGAGAGGTTTATGAATGGTTTAAATACGCGGCGGTCTATACGGAGCTGGACTGCAGTGATCCGGACGTATTGGCCGTGCAGAATGTCCGTACGGCGGAAGCAGCCGGCTATGGACAACTGCTTACAGCGCACCGTGAGGCCTGGGCGGCACGCTGGAAGAGGAGTGACTGTCTGATCGAAGGAGATGACGCGGCACAGTTTGCACTCAGATACAGCATCTACCAGCTGCTCATTATCGCACCGACAGCGTCGGAGAAGGTATCTATTCCGGCCAGAGGGCTGTCCGGACAGGTGTACAAAGGCGCTGTATTCTGGGATACGGAGATGTTCATGCTGCCCTTTTTTCTGCACAGTGACCCCGGTACAGCCCGTAACCTGCTGATGTACCGGATTCACACGCTGGACGGGGCGCGGCGGAAAGCGGCGGAATACGGGTATCTTGGCGCCTTTTACGCCTGGGAGAGCCAGGATTCGGGGGATGATGCGTGTACGCTTTTTAATGTGAACGATGTATTTACCGGAAGACCCATGCGTACCTATTTCCGTGATAAGCAGGTGCATATCAGCGCAGATGTGGTACATGGAATCTGGCAGTATGTTGCGTTTACCGGAGATGACAGCCTGCTGGCTGACGGCGGAGCGGAAGTGATCTGGGAATGCGCCCGCTTCTTTTATTCCTATGCCTACTATAATCCGGTTAAGCAGCGCTATGAAATTCTGGATGTTACCGGTCCTGACGAGTACCATGAACGGGTCAATAACAATGCCTTCACTAACGCTCTGGTGCACCGGACACTGGAAGTGGCAATTGAGTGCTCGGAGCTGCTTCAGGCCATGTTCCCGGAGCGGTATCAGCAGCTGGCAGGGCAATTCGCAGGCGGGCCGTTCCTGAAAGAGTTCCGGGAAATGCTGGATGGCTTATATGTTCCGCAGCCTGATCCGGACACCCTGCTCATCGAGCAGTTCGACCGCTACTTCAAGCTGGAGGATGTTCCGCTGGCAGAGCTGAAAGCCCGGGTGCTTCATCCGAATGAGTATTTTGGCGGCGGAAACGGGCTGGCCGCTACGACCGCTATTCTTAAGCAGGCAGATGTGGTGCTGATGCTGAATTTGTTCAAAAGCTCCTTCTCGAAAGAAGTTAAGCAGGCTAACTGGGAGTACTATGAGCCGCGGACGGAGCATGGCTCCAGTCTCAGCCCATGTATCTATGCGCTGGTAGCGGCAGATATCGGTTCCCCTGACTGGGGCTACCCTTATTTTATGCGTACGGCGACTGTGGATTTGACCGGAGAATCCAAGCAGTATGTCGGGGACCTGTACATTGGCGGAACGCATCCGGCTGCGAACGGAGGAGCCTGGATGGCGGCGGTGCTCGGCTTTGCCGGCGTGGAGTTTGACGGGGAGACGCTGCGGGTGCAGCCTGCCCTGCCCGGGCAATGGACGGCAGTGGAGCTGCCGCTGAGCCTGCGGGGCGACAGCTTCCGGCTGAGAGTCAGCCGGGAGGAGATAACCGTTAGTTCTGCGGCGGGCAACGAAGGCGCTCTTAAGGTATGCGCGTCCGGCAGCGAAGATCAGCTGTGCCGGCCGGGTACGGTGCTGACGCTACGGACGGCGGGGGCTG